From the Phoenix dactylifera cultivar Barhee BC4 chromosome 10, palm_55x_up_171113_PBpolish2nd_filt_p, whole genome shotgun sequence genome, one window contains:
- the LOC120112098 gene encoding uncharacterized protein LOC120112098, translated as MASEDTGSSVFMAICSYGSEAVIISISKDTILDQIFKEIVERWRHLSSTMIEIKFYIPNKSKMLVTLMSDKDVRNMHEIHVNLNAKVIEMVVTHSPTLIEGAAVVIESGSSHCAEISSRGKNFSKGSSSNFGQVVEETRAAIEEEASKKNSLDDWKNSIEGVGQEFMNVETLRDTIRNYCIAICRDFVFVKNDRDRVTVECVYEGCEWRIHASRLGNGEKFAIKKMHCNHTCGGGLQVRSHPKASKRWVSKIVKDQLQDMPLYKPSDIVKDIRRQYGVELPYHQAWRGKEVAMMDLYGNSRLSYERIRWYCDAIRQTNPGSIAEYETIDGRFRRLFICFHASLMGFIKGCRPLIFIDGTFIKHKDGGVLLGATSKDGNDDMFPIAYGVVDIECDENWEWFCRCLKEAIHSCTEYSGQQFTFMTDRHQGIIKSVPKYFPDSYHSYCIRHVKENFKNQVLVHYRAAERKRLIDLLNAAAYTPRLTVFRKLIAKLTSEAPGATTFLLHAKSEHWANAVFPGPRWGIMTSNVAESFNSWVVEARHLPVPQMVDHIRIQIMQMMHQRRNRGYSIQSQLCPDAEKVLQKNAEDGRRLAVFTSNIMIYDVKDTNYSCKVDLHMCSCSCGEWRIFRMPCKHACACIEKDGRSLYQFTDNCFQAELYRVTYAEAISPIPDMEKPQSASEEIHILPPIRKTRPGRPKKKIRPSQVESVREMRCGRCGKVGHNRRTCNEVIK; from the exons ATGGCTTCGGAAGACACTGGTAGCTCTGTTTTTATGGCCATTTGTTCTTATGGTAGTGAAGCTGTGATTATTTCCATCTCAAAAGACACAATTCTTGATCAAATTTTTAAGGAAATAGTTGAAAGGTGGAGACATTTATCTTCTACAATGATAGAAATTAAGTTTTATATTCCAAACAAGTCTAAAATGCTTGTTACGCTCATGAGCGATAAGGATGTTCGTAACATGCATGAAATACACGTCAACTTAAATGCCAAGGTGATCGAGATGGTTGTTACTCATTCTCCAACCTTGATCGAAGGTGCTGCTGTGGTAATTGAGAG TGGCTCATCGCATTGTGCTGAAATCAGTTCGAGAGGGAAAAATTTTTCGAAGGGTAGCTCAAGTAATTTTGGTCAAGTTGTTGAAGAAACAAGAGCCGCAATTGAAGAGGAAGCAAGTAAAAAAAATTCGTTGGATGATTGGAAAAATAGTATAGAGGGTGTTGGTCAGGAGTTCATGAATGTGGAAACTCTACGTGACACCATTCGCAACTATTGCATTGCAATTTGCAGGGATTTTGTCTTCGTGAAGAACGATCGTGATCGAGTTACTGTAGAATGTGTTTATGAAGGTTGCGAATGGCGTATTCATGCTTCTCGCCTTGGGAATGGTGAAAagtttgcaattaaaaaaatgcaCTGTAACCACACATGTGGAGGAGGATTGCAAGTGCGGTCTCATCCAAAGGCTTCAAAACGTTGGGTTTCCAAAATTGTTAAAGATCAACTTCAAGATATGCCGTTATATAAGCCGAGTGATATTGTAAAGGATATTCGACGACAATATGGTGTTGAATTGCCGTATCATCAAGCTTGGCGTGGTAAGGAGGTGGCCATGATGGATCTTTATGGTAACAGCCGGCTATCTTATGAACGGATTCGCTGGTATTGCGATGCCATTCGTCAGACCAACCCCGGCAGCATTGCAGAGTACGAAACAATTGATGGTCGATTCAGACGTCTATTCATTTGTTTTCATGCTTCACTAATGGGTTTCATAAAAGGATGTCGTCCTCTGATTTTTATTGATGGCACATTTATAAAGCATAAGGATGGAGGTGTATTGCTTGGAGCCACTTCCAAAGATGGAAATGATGATATGTTTCCTATAGCTTATGGTGTTGTAGATATAGAATGTGATGAAAATTGGGAATGGTTTTGCCGGTGTCTGAAAGAAGCTATTCATAGTTGTACTGAGTATAGTGGTCAACAGTTCACATTTATGACGGATAGACATCAGGGCATTATTAAATCCGTGCCTAAGTACTTTCCTGATTCTTACCACTCATATTGTATACGTCATGTGAAAGAAAACTTCAAGAATCAG GTCCTTGTCCATTATCGTGCAGCTGAGAGAAAGAGGCTCATTGATTTACTAAATGCTGCTGCCTATACACCAAGGCTTACTGTATTCCGAAAGCTAATTGCAAAGCTTACATCAGAAGCCCCTGGTGCTACCACCTTTCTCCTACATGCAAAGTCGGAGCATTGGGCGAATGCTGTATTTCCAGGTCCACGCTGGGGCATCATGACATCGAATGTGGCAGAGTCTTTTAATAGTTGGGTCGTGGAGGCTCGTCATCTCCCTGTGCCTCAGATGGTTGACCATATAAGGATCCAAATAATGCAGATGATGCATCAACGGCGTAATCGAGGATATAGCATTCAATCTCAACTTTGTCCTGATGCGGAGAAAGTGTTGCAAAAAAATGCGGAAGATGGTCGGAGATTAGCTGTATTTACGTCCAACATAATGATATATGATGTAAAGGATACCAACTACTCATGCAAAGTTGACCTGCATATGTGTAGCTGCTCTTGTGGCGAGTGGCGAATCTTCCGCATGCCATGTAAGCATGCTTGTGCATGCATCGAGAAGGACGGCAGATCACTATACCAATTCACCGACAATTGCTTCCAAGCTGAATTGTATAGAGTAACATATGCCGAAGCAATCAGTCCAATTCCTGACATGGAGAAACCCCAAAGTGCCTCTGAAGAGATCCACATTCTACCCCCTATAAGAAAGACACGTCCTGGCAGGCCTAAAAAGAAGATAAGACCTTCGCAAGTGGAGTCAGTACGTGAAATGAGATGTGGACGATGCGGGAAGGTTGGGCACAATAGAAGGACTTGTAATGAGGTCATCAAGTAA